The following are from one region of the Plasmodium gaboni strain SY75 chromosome 12, whole genome shotgun sequence genome:
- a CDS encoding hypothetical protein (conserved Plasmodium protein, unknown function): MYGFFFNKNEDNKLTNNKSSFENSDNNINKNDVNNDNINNDNINNNDINNDNINNNDINNNDINNDNNNHHDKYDESNDNYIKNTEDEISIQLLNNNDNIKNGNHKLNLSVDEEKEKSNINIKNINTNQSFISNMDNMNDKLILNSHDNIIEKKNVLNEDAENIIYNDEYDIHINNNSNNIYNNLSIKNYVNFIDKDEEKKKKKDMSSNNINESNSKNYIEKNLNKLNNNISVNKDKEKNNKDKRSDNINIDIFYTSDKSIDISDENSSLDTMEELCENIEDSDVSINFYKNMLSSKNNINDNINNETSIINNNNPTEEINILNNYIKNITDGYQNNSNSSIDVDNKLLNILSLSFLTFVDNVIYDSHIYAQSNTYLDTTKMKLKKKHERNKTNQSSTQSNPITQDGNNKNNDIIKQNVKTINNMKVDMSKNDIHKNNTQGQNNNNNNNNNVDNNNVDNNNDDNNNVDNNNVDNNNDDNNNDDENKLSQHFHDIKEKSPDITFNPDVINMCLNNLYNEQLVNKLIHKRKKKKKGKNKGKDKDKEKTEESQMNDKKYNHNNNNYNNNNSNYISSNDEDEELRLLSYNSLFNKKTNKDHTYQQNDSTIKNIKVTNNINDNNSIDENNKSLQDNIYNKLNKRKIMINQINDEIKKKNNNYINTFTNKKQYSLEDIFEI, encoded by the coding sequence ATGTATggatttttttttaataaaaatgaagataacAAATTGACAAACAATAAGAGTTCATTTGAGAatagtgataataatataaataaaaatgatgtaaacaatgataatataaataatgataatataaataataatgatataaataatgataatataaataataatgatataaataataatgatataaataatgacaataataatcatcatgataaatatgatgaatCGAATGATAACTACATTAAAAACACAGAAGATGAAATAAGTATACAGCTActaaataataatgacaatataaaaaatggaaatCATAAATTAAATCTATCTGTAGATGaggaaaaagaaaaaagtaatataaacataaaaaatataaataccAATCAGTCATTTATTTCTAATATggataatatgaatgataaACTTATATTGAATAGTcatgataatataatagaaaaaaaaaacgtCTTAAATGAAGATGCCGAAAATATTATCTACAATGATGAATAtgatatacatataaataataattcaaataacatatataacaatttatcaattaaaaattatgttaattttattgataaggatgaagaaaaaaaaaaaaaaaaagatatgtcatccaataatataaatgaaagtaattcaaaaaattatatagaaaaaaatcTTAATAAgttaaataataatatatctgtaaataaagataaagaaaaaaataacaagGATAAAAGAagtgataatattaatattgatatattttatacaaGTGATAAATCTATAGACATAAGTGATGAAAATAGTTCATTGGATACTATGGAAGAACTATGTGAAAATATTGAAGACTCAGATGTTtctataaatttttataaaaatatgttaagttcaaaaaataatattaatgataatataaataatgaaacgtctattataaataataataatccaactgaagaaattaatattcttaataattatattaaaaatattacagATGGATATCAAAACAATTCTAATTCTTCCATTGATGTGgataataaattattgaatatattatctttgTCTTTTCTAACTTTTGTTGATAATGTTATTTATGattcacatatatatgcaCAATCGAATACATATCTTGATACaacaaaaatgaaattaaaaaaaaaacatgAAAGGAATAAAACAAATCAATCAAGTACTCAATCCAATCCAATTACACAAGatggaaataataaaaataatgatatcATCAAACAAAATGTAAAAACAATTAATAACATGAAAGTGGATATGtcaaaaaatgatattcataaaaataatacacagggtcaaaataataataataataataataataatgttgataataataatgttgataataataatgatgataataataatgttgataataataatgttgataataataatgatgataataataatgatgatgaaaataaattatctCAACATTTTCatgatataaaagaaaaatcTCCTGATATTACATTCAACCCTGATGTAATTAATATGTGCTTAAATAATTTGTATAATGAACAGCTTGTAAACAAACTAATTcataaaagaaaaaagaaaaagaaaggtaaaaataaaggtaaagataaagataaagaaaaaactGAAGAGAGCCAAATgaatgataaaaaatataatcataacaacaataattacaataataataatagtaattATATTAGTTCTAATGACGAGGATGAGGAATTACGCCTCTTATCTTATAACTCCCTCttcaataaaaaaacaaataaagACCATACCTATCAACAAAACGATTCaacaattaaaaatatcaaagtaacgaataatataaatgacAATAATTCTAtagatgaaaataataaatcattacaagataatatatataataaattaaataagAGAAAAATTATGATCAATCAAATTAATGAcgaaattaaaaagaaaaataataattatataaatacatttaCAAACAAGAAACAATATTCTTTGGAAGatatatttgaaatataa